Proteins from one Caulobacter sp. X genomic window:
- the recQ gene encoding DNA helicase RecQ, whose product MYVPPESPELDQARDVLRRTFGHADFRGMQAGVVNEILAGRSAMAVLPTGGGKSLCYQIPSLIRPGVGLVVSPLIALMADQVQGLRQAGVAAERLDSNISLDERSDIWRRIDAGEVDLLYLSPEGLMQPWMLERLSRTPLALVAVDEAHCVSQWGHDFRPEYRMLGRLAELFPDVPRLAVTATADARTRDDIRAELRLEGAAEFVDSFARPELALSAERKRGKGHDRVVELVLERRGRSGVVYAGSRDATEKLAEKLNAEGVPALAYHAGLDKAVRARRLEDFLEADAAVMVATIAFGMGVDKPDVRFVIHADPPAAIEAYWQEVGRAGRDRQPAEGITLYGSADMAWAARRIETREAPDEVKQVQSRKLRQFYAMLEGVTCRAAAVRRYFGEEGVARCGVCDICVSPPAATDATEAAQKALSAVHRLGGRLGRGRVIEHLLGKTKDFTPSEAQLPTFGIGREMSQPAWRDLFDTLIFEGLLREDPNDGRPLIGLGDVEGVRQVYRGERRVALRQMVDAPESGGRAGGARKRREGKALAIPAENQVLFEALRAWRKEAAQLQHVPPYVIFHDATLAEIAAARPTTLAALGKAGGVGQGKLDRYGEAVLKVVREN is encoded by the coding sequence GTGTACGTTCCTCCCGAATCCCCAGAGCTCGATCAGGCGCGCGACGTCCTGCGCCGCACCTTCGGTCACGCCGATTTCCGCGGCATGCAGGCCGGGGTGGTCAATGAGATCCTGGCCGGACGCAGCGCCATGGCCGTGCTGCCCACGGGCGGCGGCAAGAGCCTCTGCTACCAGATCCCGTCGCTGATCCGGCCGGGCGTTGGCCTGGTCGTCTCGCCGCTGATCGCCCTGATGGCCGATCAGGTCCAGGGCCTGCGCCAGGCCGGGGTGGCGGCCGAGCGGCTGGACAGCAACATCTCGCTGGACGAGCGCTCGGACATCTGGCGGCGCATCGACGCCGGCGAGGTCGACCTGCTGTACCTCTCGCCCGAAGGCTTGATGCAGCCGTGGATGCTGGAGCGCCTGTCGCGCACGCCGCTGGCCCTGGTCGCCGTCGACGAGGCCCACTGCGTCAGCCAGTGGGGCCACGACTTCCGGCCCGAATACCGGATGCTGGGGCGGCTGGCCGAGCTCTTCCCCGACGTGCCGCGCCTGGCGGTCACCGCCACCGCCGACGCCCGGACGCGGGACGACATCCGCGCCGAGCTGCGCCTAGAGGGCGCGGCCGAGTTCGTCGACAGCTTCGCCCGCCCGGAACTCGCCCTTAGCGCCGAGCGCAAGCGCGGCAAGGGCCACGACCGGGTCGTCGAGCTGGTCTTGGAGCGGCGGGGCCGCTCGGGCGTCGTCTATGCCGGCTCGCGCGACGCCACCGAGAAGTTGGCCGAGAAACTCAACGCCGAAGGCGTGCCGGCCCTGGCCTATCACGCGGGCCTGGACAAGGCCGTGCGCGCTCGCCGGCTGGAGGACTTCCTCGAGGCCGACGCGGCGGTGATGGTGGCGACGATCGCGTTCGGCATGGGCGTCGACAAGCCCGACGTCCGCTTCGTGATCCACGCCGACCCGCCGGCCGCCATCGAGGCCTATTGGCAGGAGGTCGGCCGCGCCGGCCGCGACCGCCAGCCGGCCGAGGGCATCACCCTCTACGGCTCGGCCGACATGGCCTGGGCCGCGCGCCGCATCGAGACCCGCGAGGCGCCCGACGAGGTCAAGCAGGTCCAGTCCCGCAAGCTCCGCCAGTTCTACGCCATGCTCGAGGGCGTCACCTGCCGCGCGGCGGCGGTGCGGCGCTATTTCGGCGAGGAGGGCGTGGCCCGTTGCGGGGTCTGCGACATCTGCGTCTCGCCGCCGGCCGCGACCGACGCCACCGAGGCCGCGCAAAAGGCCCTGTCGGCCGTCCACCGGCTGGGCGGGCGCCTGGGGCGCGGCCGCGTGATCGAGCACCTGCTGGGCAAGACCAAGGACTTCACGCCCAGCGAGGCCCAGCTGCCGACCTTCGGCATCGGCCGCGAGATGAGCCAGCCGGCCTGGCGCGACCTCTTCGACACCCTGATCTTCGAGGGCCTGCTGCGCGAGGACCCCAACGACGGCCGGCCGCTGATCGGCCTGGGCGACGTCGAGGGCGTGCGCCAGGTCTATCGCGGCGAGCGACGGGTGGCCTTGCGCCAGATGGTCGACGCGCCCGAGAGCGGCGGTCGCGCCGGGGGCGCGCGCAAGCGCCGCGAGGGCAAGGCCCTGGCGATCCCGGCCGAGAACCAGGTGCTGTTCGAGGCCCTGCGCGCCTGGCGCAAGGAGGCGGCGCAGCTGCAGCACGTGCCGCCCTACGTCATCTTCCACGACGCCACCCTGGCCGAGATCGCCGCCGCGCGACCGACCACCCTGGCCGCCCTCGGCAAGGCCGGCGGCGTGGGTCAGGGCAAGCTCGATCGCTATGGCGAGGCGGTTTTGAAGGTCGTGCGGGAGAACTAA
- a CDS encoding lipocalin family protein produces the protein MRAALLALPLVLSLSACVSGPSGNPNPPQPAKAVELDRYLGKWYEVARYDMRFEKGCEGVTAEYSKRTDGLIRVLNTCRQGALDGPIKTAEGKAKIVDATTNAKLKVSFFGPFFGDYWVLDRADDYSWAIVGEGSGKYLWLLSRRVPTPADREALTARAKALGYDVGMLRQTKQPGPWG, from the coding sequence ATGCGCGCCGCCCTGCTCGCCCTGCCGCTCGTCCTGTCCCTGAGCGCCTGCGTCTCCGGCCCCAGCGGCAATCCGAACCCGCCCCAGCCGGCCAAGGCGGTCGAGCTCGATCGCTATCTGGGCAAATGGTACGAGGTCGCCCGCTACGACATGCGCTTCGAGAAGGGCTGCGAGGGCGTCACCGCCGAATATTCCAAGCGCACCGACGGCCTGATCCGCGTTCTGAACACCTGCCGCCAGGGCGCGCTCGACGGACCGATCAAGACGGCCGAGGGCAAGGCCAAGATCGTCGACGCCACCACCAACGCCAAGCTGAAGGTCAGCTTCTTCGGCCCCTTCTTCGGCGACTACTGGGTGCTGGACCGGGCCGACGACTACAGCTGGGCGATCGTCGGCGAAGGCTCGGGGAAGTATCTCTGGCTGCTGTCGCGCCGCGTCCCCACCCCGGCCGACCGCGAGGCGCTGACCGCGCGAGCCAAGGCCCTGGGCTACGACGTCGGCATGCTGCGACAGACCAAGCAGCCGGGGCCCTGGGGCTGA
- a CDS encoding NAD-dependent deacylase yields MKIFVLTGAGVSAESGLGTFRDKDGVWTKYDLREVATPEGFARDPALVRAFYNARRANLAEASPNAAHAALARLEAELAARGGELFLCTQNVDDLHEKAGSRRVVHMHGELAVTRCDHCQALKPDMTPLTAEAVCEACGRADGARPHVVWFGEMPLFLDEIDEALSRADLFVSIGTSGAVYPAAGFVAEARAMGVATCEINLEPSANAYMFDEKLYGPASELVPTWGERVLKAL; encoded by the coding sequence ATGAAGATCTTCGTGCTGACCGGAGCGGGCGTCTCCGCCGAGAGCGGCCTGGGCACCTTCCGCGACAAGGACGGGGTCTGGACGAAGTACGACCTGCGCGAGGTCGCCACGCCCGAGGGCTTCGCGCGCGATCCGGCCCTGGTGCGCGCCTTCTACAACGCCCGCCGCGCCAATCTGGCCGAGGCTTCGCCCAACGCCGCGCACGCGGCCCTGGCGCGGCTGGAGGCCGAGCTGGCGGCGCGCGGCGGCGAGCTCTTCCTCTGCACCCAGAACGTCGACGACCTGCACGAGAAGGCGGGCTCTCGGCGCGTGGTCCACATGCATGGCGAGCTGGCCGTCACCCGCTGCGACCACTGCCAGGCGCTGAAGCCCGACATGACGCCCCTGACCGCCGAGGCCGTCTGCGAGGCCTGCGGGCGGGCGGACGGCGCGCGGCCCCACGTCGTCTGGTTCGGCGAGATGCCACTGTTCCTGGACGAGATCGACGAGGCCCTGTCGCGCGCCGACCTCTTCGTCTCGATCGGCACCTCGGGCGCGGTCTATCCCGCCGCCGGCTTCGTGGCCGAGGCGCGGGCGATGGGCGTGGCGACCTGCGAGATCAATCTGGAGCCCTCCGCCAACGCCTACATGTTCGACGAGAAGCTCTATGGCCCGGCCAGCGAGCTCGTGCCGACCTGGGGCGAGCGGGTGCTCAAGGCGCTTTAG
- a CDS encoding M48 family metallopeptidase: MFSRMAQRFSDGDRLEIGGWPVRLRVDGRARRVSLRVDRAKSEIVALAPSPKRLNEAVAFAQEKSSWIAKQLAALPQRMSLAPGGVLRLNDKPYRLEVGPGRARMEDGRIIAPDDPNWGLKVIRLAKREALSVLTERTAVHAAALGRPMPSVAVADPKARWGSCRPATPRAAAAIRYSWRLILAPAAVADYVAAHECAHLIEANHGPRFWAICEQLAGDPAPHRAWLRAHAAELHAIGA; the protein is encoded by the coding sequence ATGTTCTCGCGCATGGCTCAGAGGTTCTCGGACGGCGATCGGCTGGAGATCGGCGGCTGGCCGGTGCGGCTGCGCGTCGACGGCCGGGCGCGGCGGGTGTCGCTGCGGGTCGATCGCGCCAAGTCCGAGATCGTCGCCCTGGCGCCCAGTCCCAAGCGGCTGAACGAGGCCGTGGCCTTCGCCCAGGAGAAGTCTAGCTGGATCGCCAAGCAGCTGGCGGCCCTGCCCCAGCGGATGAGCCTGGCGCCGGGCGGCGTGCTGCGGCTGAACGACAAGCCCTATCGCCTTGAGGTCGGTCCCGGCCGCGCGCGGATGGAGGACGGCCGCATCATCGCGCCCGATGATCCGAACTGGGGGCTGAAGGTCATCCGGCTCGCCAAGCGCGAGGCCCTGAGCGTGCTGACCGAACGCACCGCCGTCCATGCCGCCGCCCTGGGCCGTCCGATGCCGTCGGTGGCCGTGGCCGATCCCAAGGCGCGCTGGGGCTCCTGCCGCCCGGCGACGCCGCGCGCGGCGGCGGCGATCCGCTACAGCTGGCGCCTGATCCTGGCCCCGGCGGCGGTGGCCGACTATGTCGCCGCCCACGAATGCGCTCACCTGATCGAGGCGAACCACGGGCCGAGGTTCTGGGCGATCTGCGAGCAGCTTGCGGGCGATCCGGCTCCGCACCGAGCCTGGCTGCGGGCGCATGCGGCGGAGCTGCACGCGATCGGGGCGTAG
- a CDS encoding ferritin-like domain-containing protein, whose product MTDKNITKDAMYDAVAPDDFEAMLELDRYNNRSTAFDKIISATHDHFWDPLDKAYIDFDEPFDMENQALVPEDMVIALSTDYVSNHLSDPKQRIRFINQSVLRNFSSILHGEQGALNLSASLCHVLRDQGAQEYAANQTREEARHVTAFAKYIKARWGKPVECGPALKSLLVEIIGAPEVYKKIIGMQMLVEGLAMGAFATFFNTINDPVGKKLLQLVMTDEAFHHKFGKIWADRTVPKLSAEEHAIIEDWAAHCFQTLLFNLVSPHQQLDLYAEFGLDPDKVVEEYGKIMTDDVRRENMKEQTNIFRVLVKTLLNAGIITDRTRAFYAMYVDLDELKREGERMVGDDIAEEGIRYLQAINFKDRPVAAVSIAAE is encoded by the coding sequence ATGACGGACAAGAACATCACCAAGGACGCCATGTATGACGCGGTGGCGCCGGACGACTTCGAGGCGATGCTCGAACTCGACCGGTACAACAACCGCTCGACCGCGTTCGACAAGATCATCTCCGCGACCCACGACCACTTCTGGGACCCGCTGGACAAGGCCTATATCGATTTCGACGAGCCGTTCGACATGGAGAACCAGGCGCTGGTTCCCGAGGACATGGTCATCGCCCTGTCGACCGACTACGTCTCCAACCATCTGTCCGATCCGAAGCAGCGCATCCGCTTCATCAACCAGTCGGTGCTGCGGAACTTCTCGTCGATCCTGCACGGCGAGCAGGGCGCGCTGAACCTGTCGGCCAGCCTGTGCCACGTGCTGCGGGACCAGGGCGCGCAGGAATACGCCGCCAACCAGACCCGCGAAGAGGCCCGCCACGTCACGGCCTTCGCCAAGTACATCAAGGCTCGTTGGGGCAAGCCGGTCGAGTGCGGCCCGGCCCTGAAGAGCCTGCTGGTCGAGATCATCGGCGCGCCCGAGGTCTACAAGAAGATCATCGGCATGCAGATGCTGGTCGAGGGCCTGGCCATGGGCGCCTTCGCCACCTTCTTCAACACGATCAACGATCCGGTCGGCAAGAAGCTGCTGCAACTGGTGATGACCGACGAGGCCTTCCACCACAAGTTCGGGAAGATCTGGGCCGACCGCACGGTGCCCAAGCTCAGCGCCGAGGAGCACGCGATCATCGAGGACTGGGCGGCGCACTGCTTCCAGACCCTGCTGTTCAACCTGGTCTCACCGCACCAGCAGCTGGATCTCTACGCCGAGTTCGGCCTGGACCCCGACAAGGTGGTCGAGGAGTACGGGAAGATCATGACCGACGACGTGCGTCGGGAGAACATGAAGGAGCAGACCAACATCTTCCGGGTGCTGGTCAAGACGCTGCTGAACGCGGGCATCATCACCGACCGCACGCGGGCCTTCTACGCCATGTACGTCGATCTCGACGAACTGAAGCGCGAGGGCGAGCGGATGGTCGGCGACGACATCGCCGAGGAAGGCATCCGCTACCTGCAAGCCATCAACTTCAAGGACCGCCCGGTGGCGGCGGTCAGCATCGCCGCCGAGTAG
- a CDS encoding polyhydroxyalkanoate depolymerase: MLYALHEAAYYASTPMRLAALAARDFWGSPLNPAADSALGRRMHAGADLFANITRRYGKPKWNIDKVKVGQVDVRVRPTVVWESPWARLIQFDRDMADMRRAGKFSLDPAVLIVAPLSGHYATLLRGTVEAFLPDHAVFIVDWVNAREVSVLEGRFDFHDYIDHVIQMLEVLGPRPNVVAVCQPGPPVLAAAALMAEQNHPSRPASMTFMGSPIDARLSPTVTNQLAEEKPFTWFQSNMIYTVPPPYAGAGRRVYPCFVQLASFMSMNAERHQEAHRRYFNHLVSGDGDSADKHLEFYDEYLSVLDLTEEFYLQTIDIVFQQYLLPKGELTHRGTLVRPEAITDIGLMTVEGENDDISGIGQTQAAHGLCPNIPEDMKLDYVQPSVGHYGVFNGRRFREEIYPRVRAFIRKCDPNFAEEA; the protein is encoded by the coding sequence ATGCTCTACGCCCTTCACGAGGCGGCCTACTACGCCTCGACCCCGATGCGCCTCGCGGCGCTGGCGGCCCGGGATTTCTGGGGATCGCCGCTGAATCCGGCCGCTGACTCGGCGCTCGGCCGGCGCATGCACGCCGGCGCGGACCTGTTCGCCAACATCACCCGGCGTTACGGCAAGCCGAAGTGGAACATCGACAAGGTCAAGGTCGGCCAGGTCGACGTTCGCGTAAGGCCGACCGTGGTCTGGGAAAGCCCCTGGGCGCGTCTCATCCAGTTCGACCGCGACATGGCCGACATGCGCCGGGCGGGCAAGTTCTCGCTGGACCCTGCGGTGCTGATCGTCGCGCCCCTGTCAGGTCACTACGCCACCTTGCTGCGGGGCACCGTCGAGGCCTTCCTGCCCGACCACGCCGTCTTCATCGTCGACTGGGTCAACGCCCGCGAGGTCTCGGTCCTGGAGGGCCGCTTCGACTTCCACGACTATATCGACCACGTCATCCAGATGCTGGAGGTCTTGGGGCCGCGTCCGAACGTAGTCGCCGTCTGCCAGCCCGGCCCGCCGGTCCTGGCGGCCGCCGCCCTGATGGCCGAGCAGAACCACCCCTCGCGTCCGGCCAGCATGACCTTCATGGGCTCGCCGATCGACGCGCGCCTGTCGCCGACCGTCACGAACCAGCTGGCCGAGGAAAAGCCGTTCACCTGGTTCCAGTCGAACATGATCTACACCGTGCCGCCGCCCTATGCGGGCGCGGGGCGGCGCGTCTATCCGTGCTTCGTCCAGCTGGCCAGCTTCATGAGCATGAACGCCGAGCGCCACCAGGAAGCCCACCGCCGCTACTTCAACCACCTGGTCAGCGGCGACGGCGACAGCGCCGACAAGCACCTGGAGTTCTACGACGAGTACCTGTCGGTCCTGGACCTGACCGAGGAGTTCTATCTCCAGACCATCGATATCGTCTTCCAGCAGTACCTGTTGCCCAAGGGCGAGCTGACGCACCGCGGAACGCTCGTGCGACCCGAGGCGATCACCGACATCGGCCTGATGACGGTCGAGGGCGAGAACGACGACATCTCCGGCATCGGCCAGACCCAGGCCGCCCACGGCCTGTGCCCGAACATCCCCGAGGACATGAAGCTGGACTATGTCCAGCCCAGCGTCGGCCACTACGGCGTGTTCAATGGCCGCCGGTTCCGGGAAGAGATCTATCCCCGCGTGCGGGCGTTCATCCGCAAGTGCGACCCGAATTTCGCGGAAGAAGCCTAG
- a CDS encoding DUF2200 domain-containing protein, which produces MTRHRLYATSFASVYPHYVAKAEKKGRTKAEVDEIILWLTGFAPAAFEEHLAQRTDFETFFAQAPALNPARLAITGSICGVRVETVEDPLMREIRYLDKLIDELAKGRPMSKILRDGSHQRA; this is translated from the coding sequence ATGACCAGGCACAGGCTTTACGCCACCAGCTTCGCCAGCGTTTACCCCCACTATGTCGCCAAGGCCGAGAAGAAGGGCCGGACCAAGGCCGAGGTCGACGAGATCATTCTCTGGCTGACGGGCTTCGCCCCGGCGGCGTTCGAGGAGCATCTGGCGCAACGCACCGACTTCGAGACCTTTTTCGCCCAGGCGCCGGCGCTGAACCCGGCGCGCCTGGCCATCACGGGCTCGATCTGCGGCGTGCGCGTCGAGACGGTCGAGGATCCGCTGATGCGAGAGATCCGCTATCTCGACAAGCTGATCGACGAATTGGCCAAGGGCAGGCCGATGAGCAAGATCCTGCGCGATGGCTCGCACCAAAGGGCCTAG
- the mmcB gene encoding DNA repair putative endonuclease MmcB, with protein MDVIIQLQSRPETTLAVTRGAARLLVDLGYAPLAEVTLPNGRRADLMALGPKGDVLIVEVKSSLEDFRVDRKWGEYAPFCDAFYFAVAPNFPEGVLPDEPGLLVADGFGGAVVREAPLTPLAPARRKALTLAFARLAALRAAGVNAERLSL; from the coding sequence GTGGACGTCATCATCCAGCTGCAGAGCCGCCCCGAAACCACCCTCGCCGTCACGCGCGGGGCGGCGCGGCTGCTCGTCGATCTGGGCTATGCGCCGCTGGCCGAGGTCACCTTGCCCAACGGGCGGCGCGCCGACCTGATGGCGCTAGGACCCAAGGGCGACGTGCTGATCGTCGAGGTGAAGTCGAGCTTGGAAGACTTCCGGGTCGACCGGAAGTGGGGCGAATACGCGCCGTTCTGCGACGCCTTCTACTTCGCCGTCGCGCCCAATTTCCCGGAAGGCGTCCTGCCCGACGAGCCGGGCTTGTTGGTCGCCGACGGCTTTGGCGGCGCGGTCGTGCGCGAGGCGCCGCTCACCCCTCTGGCGCCGGCGCGTCGCAAGGCCCTGACGCTGGCGTTCGCCCGCCTCGCCGCCTTGCGGGCGGCGGGGGTGAACGCCGAGCGCCTTAGCCTCTAG
- a CDS encoding SCO family protein encodes MLRQRLVLIVVCLLGLLVVGGLAWRANTLGEQPAVAVGGPFQLVDQNGAPTTEKVLKGKWSAVFFGFTYCPDVCPGTLQGLAAATELLGPKAKDLQIVFISIDPERDTPAQMKSYLSADYVPKSTIGLTGTQAQVDAAAKAYKVYYAKVGTGPGYTMDHSTAIYLMDPKGRFKTVIPYNQPPADIAARIKAAMN; translated from the coding sequence ATGCTTCGCCAACGTCTGGTCCTGATCGTGGTCTGCCTGCTGGGTCTGCTCGTCGTCGGCGGGCTGGCGTGGCGGGCCAACACGCTCGGCGAGCAGCCCGCCGTCGCGGTCGGCGGCCCGTTCCAGCTGGTCGACCAGAACGGCGCCCCGACCACCGAGAAGGTGCTGAAGGGCAAGTGGAGCGCGGTGTTCTTCGGCTTCACCTACTGCCCCGACGTCTGCCCGGGCACGCTGCAGGGCCTGGCGGCCGCCACGGAGCTGCTGGGACCCAAGGCCAAGGATCTCCAGATCGTCTTCATCTCGATCGACCCCGAGCGCGACACGCCCGCCCAGATGAAGAGCTACCTGTCGGCCGACTATGTGCCGAAATCGACGATCGGCCTGACGGGAACCCAGGCGCAGGTCGACGCCGCCGCCAAGGCCTACAAGGTCTATTACGCCAAGGTCGGGACGGGGCCGGGCTACACCATGGACCACTCGACGGCGATCTACCTGATGGACCCCAAGGGCCGCTTCAAGACGGTGATCCCCTACAACCAGCCGCCAGCCGACATCGCCGCGCGGATCAAGGCGGCGATGAACTAG
- a CDS encoding transglycosylase domain-containing protein, whose product MANGPFGGNKPAKPQRTPLQALVYWGTVLGIWGLIFVVAFFAVFARDLPDTSTLYDVKRQPSINYLDRSGALLAVRGSQYAPPVDIDALPPYVPAAFVAIEDRQFYHHFGFNPWGIVRSAVWNATHDGPQRGGSTITQQLARNLFLSPAQNYRRKAQELILAVWLEMKFSKKQILALYMNRVYFGAGAYGIEAASQRYFNKPAKDLSVGEAALLAGMMKGPARYSPVSAKDRAARRATIVLDEMVRIKAITPEQRDQAFSTPVQVSATLANQRAQYFTDYIDAQVRSLVGEPTEDLVVETTLDLPIQVAAERAVKQGVEAYEKQGVQQSALVAIDGEGRIRAYVGGADYADSQFDRATTARRQAGSAFKPFVYLTAMEQGRTPDMMVVDEPVKIGNWEPRNYTGKYLGQITMQTALAQSINTVAARLASEVGTSNVANTARRLGITSKIQLDPSMALGAVEVSPMEMAQAYAPFSNGGFLAKGYGIERIRTAKGKVLYDHNVDKQARAAVIGTPALQYMNQMMREVVTSGTGTRANVPGYDIAGKTGTTSDYRDAWFVGYTGGFVTAVWTGKDDNTTMRRVTGGGAPAEIWRNFMTAALPRLKATPIPGGVAPPPEAPDPIGDLINPTPTPTGAAAETPAGTAPPPGQLPY is encoded by the coding sequence ATGGCGAACGGACCCTTCGGCGGAAACAAGCCGGCGAAGCCGCAACGCACCCCGCTTCAGGCCCTGGTCTACTGGGGAACCGTGCTGGGCATCTGGGGCCTGATCTTCGTCGTGGCCTTCTTCGCGGTGTTCGCCCGCGACCTGCCCGACACCTCGACGCTGTACGACGTCAAGCGCCAGCCCTCGATCAACTATCTGGACCGCTCGGGCGCGCTCCTCGCCGTGCGCGGCAGCCAGTACGCCCCGCCGGTCGACATCGACGCCCTGCCGCCCTATGTGCCGGCCGCCTTCGTGGCGATCGAGGACCGCCAGTTCTACCACCACTTCGGCTTCAACCCGTGGGGCATCGTGCGCTCGGCGGTGTGGAACGCCACCCATGACGGCCCCCAGCGCGGCGGCTCGACCATCACCCAGCAGCTGGCCCGCAACCTGTTCCTGAGCCCGGCCCAGAACTATCGCCGCAAGGCCCAGGAGCTGATCCTGGCCGTGTGGCTGGAGATGAAGTTCTCCAAGAAGCAGATCCTGGCCCTCTACATGAACCGGGTCTATTTCGGCGCCGGCGCCTACGGCATCGAGGCCGCCTCGCAGCGCTATTTCAACAAGCCCGCCAAGGACCTGTCGGTCGGCGAAGCGGCCTTGCTGGCCGGCATGATGAAGGGCCCGGCCCGCTATTCGCCGGTCTCGGCCAAGGATCGCGCCGCCCGCCGCGCCACCATCGTCCTGGACGAGATGGTGCGCATCAAGGCCATCACGCCCGAACAGCGCGACCAGGCCTTCAGCACCCCGGTGCAGGTCTCGGCCACCCTGGCCAACCAGCGCGCCCAGTACTTCACCGACTATATCGACGCCCAGGTCCGCTCGCTGGTCGGCGAGCCGACCGAGGATCTGGTGGTCGAGACCACCCTGGACCTGCCGATCCAGGTCGCCGCCGAACGCGCCGTCAAGCAGGGCGTCGAGGCCTATGAAAAGCAGGGCGTCCAGCAGTCGGCCCTGGTGGCGATCGACGGCGAAGGCCGCATCCGCGCCTATGTCGGCGGCGCCGACTACGCCGACAGCCAGTTCGACCGCGCCACCACCGCCCGCCGCCAGGCCGGCTCGGCCTTCAAGCCATTCGTCTACCTGACCGCCATGGAGCAGGGCCGCACGCCCGACATGATGGTCGTCGACGAGCCGGTGAAGATCGGCAACTGGGAGCCGCGCAACTACACCGGCAAGTACCTCGGCCAGATCACGATGCAGACGGCCCTGGCGCAGTCGATCAACACGGTCGCCGCGCGCCTGGCCAGCGAGGTCGGCACCAGCAACGTCGCCAACACCGCCCGCCGCCTCGGCATCACCAGCAAGATCCAGCTGGACCCGTCGATGGCCCTGGGCGCCGTCGAGGTCTCGCCGATGGAGATGGCCCAGGCCTACGCCCCGTTCTCGAACGGCGGCTTCCTGGCCAAGGGCTACGGCATCGAGCGCATCCGCACCGCCAAGGGCAAGGTCCTGTACGACCACAATGTCGACAAGCAGGCCCGCGCCGCGGTGATCGGCACGCCGGCCCTGCAGTACATGAACCAGATGATGCGCGAGGTCGTGACCTCGGGCACCGGGACCCGCGCCAACGTCCCGGGCTACGACATCGCCGGCAAGACCGGCACCACCAGCGACTACCGCGACGCCTGGTTCGTCGGCTACACCGGCGGCTTCGTGACCGCCGTCTGGACCGGCAAGGACGACAACACCACCATGCGCCGCGTGACCGGCGGCGGCGCGCCGGCCGAGATCTGGCGCAACTTCATGACCGCCGCCCTGCCGCGCCTGAAGGCCACCCCGATCCCCGGCGGCGTCGCCCCGCCGCCGGAAGCGCCCGACCCGATCGGCGACCTGATCAACCCCACCCCGACGCCGACGGGCGCGGCGGCGGAGACCCCGGCGGGAACCGCCCCGCCGCCCGGGCAGCTGCCTTATTAG
- a CDS encoding MarR family winged helix-turn-helix transcriptional regulator has product MTDTPPPPLDGQLCYAIYSAGIAIQRTYKPLLDALGLTYPQYLVLNVLWAEDGQSVGRLADQLALESSTLTPLLKRLEAAGMVRRARNPDNERQVIITLTPAGRAIREKAGCLAAALLETSGHALADLNDLNRQVRDLRDDIYRGMGGWRVGAERADEA; this is encoded by the coding sequence ATGACCGACACACCCCCGCCCCCCCTCGACGGCCAGCTCTGCTACGCGATCTATTCCGCCGGCATCGCCATTCAGCGGACCTACAAGCCTCTGCTCGACGCGCTGGGCCTGACCTATCCGCAGTATCTGGTGCTGAACGTGCTGTGGGCCGAGGACGGCCAGTCGGTTGGGCGTCTCGCCGACCAGCTGGCGCTGGAGTCCAGCACGCTGACGCCGCTGCTCAAGCGCCTCGAGGCGGCGGGCATGGTGCGGCGCGCGCGCAATCCCGACAACGAGCGCCAGGTAATCATCACCCTGACCCCCGCCGGGCGCGCCATTCGCGAGAAGGCCGGCTGTCTCGCGGCGGCCTTGCTGGAGACGTCCGGCCATGCGCTCGCGGACCTGAACGACCTCAATCGCCAGGTCCGCGACCTGCGCGACGACATCTACCGCGGCATGGGCGGCTGGCGCGTCGGGGCCGAGCGAGCGGACGAGGCCTGA